Proteins from a single region of Corynebacterium casei LMG S-19264:
- a CDS encoding TraM recognition domain-containing protein, which produces MGDELTTFAIIGLIGLFAVALVLRLAGSLTALLTGSPAPEAGPAAGALVLIHPTNPGVALQAEDLNAIVYWLVAALLLSTVAAAITWVWSLIRRRTQQVEKDPRRLAGVATRQDLAQATSPKALLGRAGNLRPSLENPAPKDVGYLLGTSHGKQVWASVEDSLLLIGPPRSGKGLHVVINTILDAPGAVVTTSTRPDNLTATLRARKRIGPVAVFDPQHLAESLPAGLRWSPIRGCADPLTAMIRANGLAAATGLSSGGVEGGGFWEGKTRSALQALLHAAAIDARPPEELFRWTLDPSAASDAVAILTNSPQAAGGWADSLQSMIDADPRTRDSIWQGVSLSLSALADPRVLDAVSPRDGEDFDPEAFLRESGTLYLLATGAGAGASAALVAALVEDLIETARRMAARAPGARLDPPMLLALDEIANLAPLPSLPTLMAEGGGTGITTMPVLQSLAQARDKWNEHQANAIWDAAIVKLLLGGASNSKDLQDLSNLIGERDEFTDSVTLGDHGSRSSQRSIRRVAVLPPERIRLLPFGTAVTLLRSAPPIITDLRRWPDRTDGAQLKTDRAEIEALLETTPDT; this is translated from the coding sequence ATGGGCGATGAGCTGACGACCTTCGCGATCATCGGGCTCATCGGCCTGTTCGCCGTGGCCCTGGTCCTGCGCCTGGCCGGCTCCCTGACCGCACTGCTGACCGGCAGCCCTGCACCGGAAGCAGGACCGGCCGCCGGGGCGCTGGTCCTCATCCACCCCACCAATCCCGGTGTCGCCTTGCAGGCCGAGGACCTCAACGCGATCGTGTACTGGCTGGTCGCGGCCCTACTGCTCTCCACGGTCGCGGCGGCGATCACCTGGGTGTGGTCGCTGATCCGCCGTCGCACCCAGCAGGTCGAGAAGGACCCGAGGCGTCTGGCCGGGGTCGCCACCCGCCAGGATCTGGCCCAGGCGACCTCGCCGAAGGCTCTGCTGGGCCGGGCTGGGAACCTGCGCCCGTCCTTGGAGAACCCGGCCCCGAAGGATGTGGGCTACCTGCTGGGCACCTCGCACGGCAAGCAGGTCTGGGCCTCGGTCGAAGACTCCCTCCTGCTCATCGGCCCGCCCCGGTCCGGCAAGGGCCTGCACGTGGTCATCAACACGATCCTCGATGCCCCGGGCGCGGTGGTGACCACCAGCACCCGCCCGGACAACCTCACCGCGACCCTGCGGGCGCGCAAGCGCATCGGCCCGGTCGCGGTCTTCGACCCCCAGCACCTCGCCGAGAGCCTACCGGCCGGGTTGCGGTGGTCGCCGATTCGCGGCTGCGCGGACCCGCTGACGGCGATGATCCGCGCCAACGGGCTGGCCGCAGCGACCGGGCTGAGCTCGGGCGGTGTGGAAGGCGGAGGATTCTGGGAGGGCAAGACCCGCTCGGCCCTGCAGGCCCTGCTGCACGCCGCCGCCATCGACGCCCGGCCACCGGAGGAACTGTTCCGCTGGACCCTGGATCCCAGTGCCGCCAGCGACGCGGTGGCGATCCTGACCAACTCGCCGCAGGCTGCCGGAGGGTGGGCGGATTCCTTGCAGTCGATGATCGATGCCGACCCGCGCACCCGCGACTCCATCTGGCAGGGCGTGAGCCTGTCGCTGAGTGCCCTGGCCGATCCGCGGGTCCTCGATGCCGTCTCACCCCGGGACGGGGAGGACTTCGACCCGGAGGCGTTCCTCCGCGAGTCCGGCACCCTCTACCTGCTGGCCACCGGCGCCGGAGCCGGGGCCAGTGCCGCACTGGTGGCAGCACTGGTCGAAGACCTCATCGAGACCGCCCGGCGGATGGCAGCACGGGCTCCCGGAGCCCGGCTGGACCCGCCGATGCTGCTGGCCCTGGACGAGATCGCGAACTTGGCGCCGTTGCCCTCGCTGCCCACGCTCATGGCTGAGGGCGGAGGTACCGGGATCACCACGATGCCGGTCCTGCAGTCCCTGGCCCAGGCTCGGGATAAGTGGAACGAGCATCAGGCCAACGCCATCTGGGACGCCGCGATCGTCAAACTCCTGTTGGGCGGGGCGTCGAACAGCAAGGACCTCCAAGACCTGTCCAACCTGATCGGCGAGCGGGATGAGTTCACCGACAGTGTCACCCTCGGCGATCACGGATCTCGATCCTCCCAGCGCTCCATCCGCCGGGTCGCGGTGTTGCCGCCCGAGCGGATCCGCCTGCTGCCCTTCGGGACCGCGGTGACGCTGCTGCGCTCGGCCCCGCCGATCATCACGGACCTGCGCCGCTGGCCCGACCGCACCGACGGGGCGCAGCTGAAGACGGATCGGGCCGAGATCGAGGCCCTGCTCGAGACCACCCCTGACACCTGA
- a CDS encoding helicase-related protein — translation MPSGARARYSANLDALGLARVLDEEQRPATEQEQAVLAGWSSWGALPEVFDPRNDQWAEQREELRALLSEQEWDDAARTTLNAHYTSPLVAPELWRAMTSLGFTGGEVLEPGSGSGTFIGLAPPDARMTGVELDPVTASISRHLYPHADIRAESFAETRPAHGQFDAMIGNVPFGKIVLHDPVDNPTRQSIHNHFILKSLRATRPGGLVTVLSSRYTLDAQNPGARREMALLADLVGAVRLPTGTHQRTAGTEAITDVLIFRRRDEDQPPADDLWETVTPVTLDGQEIKINGYFDTHPEHVLGTMSISQGMYGAESLRADGDLDHVAEDLRTTLEQITFTARRKGQTMTARTTPVGQAPAVAATGSAPRTWDGTILATDDGGFATINGGSLEPLKVPKNATREMTALLGLRDSATHLLKLEAATADDTEEITTARESLRRDYQKYLGTFGPLNRFSWRRTGRTNDAGEETHARIMPTPLRLLRSDPFGALVTALEEFDDSTQTASPATILSRRVVAPRAEVQGADTPADAVALSLDRTGGIDLPLIADMLGMDETETRQALTGLVYTDPVTDALVHAPEYLSGDVRTKLAQAKDRAAEDPDFQTNVEALTDVQPEDLGVEDITARFGAVWISPAIHQQFLAEILRTEQVRVENPLPGMWDVRGGRSGLQATSEWGTERRPAPAIAQALMEQKAIIVKDEIEGPDGKPQMVLNATETTAAQEKAETMQARFAEWVWEDPERAKGLVDEYNTRFNNIVLRDYSMAGEYLSLPGMAETFTPRPHQRAAVARMIAEPSTGLFHEVGAGKTAEAIMGAMEMRRMGLISKPLIVIPNHMLAQFSSEWLQIYPQARILAASSKDVTADKRRSFVARAAANDWDGILLTQSAFSKIPLRQSTQQDYIRGQVVDLRRVLENAEAGDAMSVKRIQRKLVNLENKLKERLDTSRDVGVCFEDTGIDYLVIDELHMYKNLATESNISDAAIEGSGRASDLDMKLTYLRDQGKDRVVTGMTATPISNSITEAFVMQKYLRPDLLDTAGVQAFDAWAATFGETSTDMEMSPTGSFRLKTRFSRFTNVPEMLRMWSTFADVKTAEDLQLPVPDIAERDDGSRAPSTEVVQPTAELEDFVADLGDRAEKVAARLVTPREDNMLTISTDGRKAALDIRLVLDDQPTGPTKVDVAADTIARVWEQTRDNEYLDPATGQPAAARGALQLVFADIGTPNPDQWNAYDELAAQLVLRGMPGESIRFIHEAKSDIDKAQLFAAARAGHVAVLIGSTQKMGVGTNIQARAVALYHMDCPWRPSDIAQREGRILRQGNQNPEVGVVRLVTEKSFDAYMWQAVERKAKFISQIMRGSLDVREVEEIDSAELSAAEAKAISSGNPLLLEHSTIQAEVAKLHRLERAHSRNESMLEHTRLRAREDITRHEEEITGLEQAAGQVTDTSGENFRITLAGHSYDSRTDAGHALAQWAHREGVTWAPKHIGRDYGTLGQISGFDITVATVPSLGDEPSVEIALADVPRSATVVGRETFLAGGAGVIQRIENRVSGIPTLLERARSDLAEAEQSLAEAQERIGKPFRHTEALAEAEQNLAQVEKKLAATRKNNPEQQPGQPQTGQDRGRELTVEAVRAHRPALGVKADPSRTPDPIPEASRSSAAGGFDRRL, via the coding sequence GTGCCCTCCGGTGCCCGGGCACGTTACAGCGCCAACCTCGATGCCCTGGGACTGGCCCGCGTCCTGGACGAGGAGCAGCGCCCGGCCACCGAACAGGAACAGGCCGTGCTGGCCGGCTGGTCCAGCTGGGGTGCCCTCCCGGAAGTTTTCGATCCGCGCAACGACCAGTGGGCCGAGCAGCGCGAGGAACTGCGCGCTCTGCTCTCGGAGCAGGAGTGGGACGATGCGGCCCGCACGACCCTCAACGCCCACTACACGTCTCCGTTGGTCGCCCCCGAGCTCTGGCGGGCCATGACCTCGCTGGGCTTCACCGGCGGAGAGGTCCTCGAACCCGGCTCCGGCTCCGGCACATTCATCGGCCTGGCCCCACCGGATGCACGCATGACCGGCGTGGAACTGGACCCGGTCACCGCCAGCATCAGCCGCCACCTCTACCCGCACGCGGACATTCGAGCGGAGTCTTTCGCCGAGACCCGCCCCGCCCACGGGCAGTTCGATGCGATGATCGGCAACGTCCCCTTCGGCAAGATCGTCCTCCACGATCCGGTCGATAACCCCACCCGGCAGTCGATCCACAACCACTTCATCCTCAAGTCCCTACGCGCGACCCGCCCCGGCGGGCTCGTCACGGTGTTGTCCTCGCGCTACACCCTCGATGCCCAGAACCCAGGCGCGCGGCGGGAGATGGCCTTGCTGGCCGACCTCGTCGGCGCTGTGCGCCTGCCCACCGGCACCCATCAGCGCACCGCCGGGACGGAGGCGATCACCGACGTGTTGATCTTCCGCCGCCGTGACGAAGACCAGCCGCCGGCCGATGACCTCTGGGAGACCGTCACTCCCGTGACTCTCGACGGGCAAGAGATCAAGATTAACGGCTACTTCGACACCCACCCCGAGCACGTGCTGGGCACGATGAGCATCAGCCAGGGCATGTATGGCGCCGAGAGCCTTCGGGCCGACGGCGACCTCGACCATGTCGCCGAGGATCTGCGCACGACCTTGGAGCAGATCACCTTCACCGCCCGCCGTAAAGGCCAGACGATGACCGCGCGCACCACCCCGGTCGGGCAGGCACCGGCGGTGGCCGCCACCGGCAGCGCACCGCGGACGTGGGACGGAACCATTCTGGCCACCGACGACGGAGGATTCGCCACGATCAACGGTGGTTCCCTGGAGCCGTTGAAGGTGCCGAAGAACGCGACCCGGGAGATGACCGCCCTGCTGGGACTGCGGGACTCGGCCACGCATCTGCTCAAGCTCGAAGCCGCCACCGCCGATGACACCGAGGAGATCACCACGGCCCGGGAGAGCCTGCGACGGGACTACCAGAAATACCTCGGCACCTTTGGGCCCTTGAACCGCTTCTCCTGGCGGCGGACCGGACGCACCAACGACGCCGGTGAGGAGACCCACGCCCGCATCATGCCCACCCCGCTGCGGCTGCTGCGCTCAGATCCCTTCGGCGCACTGGTGACCGCGCTGGAGGAATTCGACGACTCCACCCAGACCGCGAGCCCCGCGACGATCCTCTCCCGCCGGGTCGTCGCCCCACGCGCGGAGGTCCAAGGTGCCGACACCCCGGCCGACGCGGTCGCTCTGAGTCTGGATCGCACCGGTGGCATCGACCTGCCGCTGATCGCGGACATGCTCGGCATGGACGAGACCGAGACCCGGCAGGCGCTGACCGGGCTGGTCTACACCGACCCAGTCACCGACGCCCTCGTCCATGCCCCGGAATACCTCAGCGGCGATGTGCGCACGAAACTCGCCCAGGCCAAGGACCGCGCCGCCGAGGACCCGGACTTCCAGACTAACGTCGAGGCGCTGACCGACGTGCAGCCCGAGGACCTCGGCGTCGAGGACATCACGGCCCGGTTCGGGGCCGTGTGGATCAGTCCCGCCATTCACCAGCAGTTCCTCGCAGAGATCCTGCGCACCGAGCAGGTCCGGGTCGAGAATCCGCTGCCGGGCATGTGGGACGTCCGCGGGGGCCGGTCCGGGCTGCAGGCGACCAGCGAATGGGGCACCGAACGCCGTCCGGCCCCAGCCATCGCCCAAGCGCTGATGGAACAGAAGGCCATCATCGTCAAAGACGAGATCGAAGGCCCTGACGGCAAACCCCAGATGGTCCTCAACGCCACCGAGACCACCGCGGCTCAGGAGAAGGCCGAGACGATGCAGGCCCGGTTCGCCGAATGGGTGTGGGAAGACCCCGAGCGGGCCAAGGGCCTGGTCGATGAGTACAACACCCGGTTCAACAACATCGTGCTACGCGACTACTCCATGGCCGGGGAATACCTGAGCTTGCCGGGGATGGCGGAGACGTTCACCCCGCGCCCGCATCAGCGGGCCGCGGTCGCGCGGATGATCGCCGAACCCTCCACCGGCCTGTTCCACGAGGTCGGAGCCGGGAAGACGGCCGAGGCGATCATGGGCGCGATGGAGATGCGCCGGATGGGACTGATCAGCAAGCCGCTGATCGTCATCCCGAACCACATGCTCGCCCAGTTCAGCTCCGAGTGGCTGCAGATCTACCCGCAGGCCCGGATTCTCGCTGCGTCGAGCAAGGACGTCACCGCCGATAAGCGTCGCTCCTTCGTTGCTCGCGCCGCGGCCAACGACTGGGACGGCATCCTGCTCACGCAATCGGCGTTTTCAAAGATCCCCTTGCGTCAGAGCACTCAGCAGGACTACATCCGCGGACAGGTGGTCGACCTCCGGCGCGTGCTGGAAAACGCCGAGGCCGGTGATGCGATGAGCGTCAAACGCATCCAGCGCAAGCTGGTCAACCTGGAGAACAAGCTCAAGGAACGCCTGGACACCAGCCGCGACGTGGGAGTGTGCTTCGAGGACACAGGCATCGATTACCTCGTCATCGACGAACTGCACATGTACAAGAACCTGGCCACGGAGTCCAACATCTCCGATGCCGCGATCGAGGGCTCCGGGCGCGCCAGTGACCTGGACATGAAGCTGACCTATCTGCGCGACCAGGGCAAGGACCGGGTGGTGACCGGGATGACGGCCACCCCGATCTCGAACAGCATCACCGAGGCCTTCGTAATGCAGAAGTACCTGCGTCCGGACCTGCTCGACACGGCCGGTGTGCAGGCCTTCGATGCGTGGGCGGCCACCTTCGGTGAGACCAGCACGGACATGGAGATGTCCCCGACCGGCAGCTTCCGGCTCAAAACCAGGTTCTCCCGGTTCACCAACGTCCCGGAGATGCTGCGCATGTGGTCCACCTTCGCCGATGTGAAAACCGCCGAGGACCTCCAGCTTCCGGTGCCCGATATCGCTGAGCGCGACGACGGCTCCCGCGCCCCGTCCACGGAGGTCGTCCAGCCCACCGCCGAGCTCGAAGACTTCGTCGCCGACCTAGGTGACCGGGCCGAGAAAGTCGCCGCCCGCTTGGTGACGCCGCGTGAGGACAACATGCTGACCATCAGCACCGATGGCCGCAAGGCAGCCTTGGACATCCGCCTGGTCCTCGACGATCAGCCCACCGGGCCGACGAAAGTCGATGTGGCCGCCGATACGATCGCCCGCGTCTGGGAGCAGACCCGCGACAACGAATACCTCGACCCGGCCACCGGGCAGCCGGCCGCGGCCCGTGGGGCGCTGCAGCTGGTCTTCGCCGATATCGGCACCCCGAACCCCGATCAGTGGAACGCCTACGACGAGCTGGCCGCTCAACTGGTGCTGCGCGGGATGCCCGGCGAGTCGATTCGCTTCATCCACGAAGCCAAGTCTGATATCGACAAGGCCCAACTCTTCGCCGCAGCCCGGGCCGGGCACGTCGCGGTGCTCATCGGATCGACCCAGAAAATGGGGGTCGGCACGAACATCCAAGCACGCGCGGTGGCGCTGTATCACATGGACTGCCCCTGGCGGCCCTCCGATATCGCCCAACGCGAGGGCCGCATCCTGCGCCAGGGCAACCAGAACCCGGAAGTCGGGGTGGTGCGCCTGGTCACCGAGAAGAGCTTCGACGCGTACATGTGGCAGGCCGTGGAGCGCAAAGCGAAGTTCATCTCCCAGATCATGCGCGGGTCCCTCGATGTCCGCGAGGTCGAAGAAATCGACTCCGCCGAGCTCTCAGCCGCCGAGGCCAAAGCGATCAGCTCCGGCAACCCCTTACTGCTGGAACACTCCACGATCCAGGCCGAGGTCGCCAAGCTGCACCGCCTCGAGCGCGCCCACTCCCGAAACGAGTCCATGCTCGAACACACCCGCCTCCGCGCCCGCGAGGACATCACCCGGCACGAGGAGGAGATCACCGGTCTCGAACAGGCCGCAGGCCAGGTCACCGACACCTCGGGAGAGAATTTCCGCATCACGCTGGCCGGACACAGCTACGACTCGCGCACCGACGCCGGCCATGCCCTCGCCCAGTGGGCGCACCGGGAAGGTGTGACGTGGGCGCCGAAGCACATCGGCCGCGACTACGGAACCCTCGGGCAGATCAGCGGCTTCGACATCACCGTGGCCACGGTCCCGTCTTTGGGGGATGAGCCCTCGGTCGAAATCGCCCTGGCCGATGTCCCACGCAGCGCCACCGTGGTCGGACGAGAGACGTTCCTGGCCGGCGGGGCGGGAGTGATCCAGCGCATCGAGAACCGAGTCTCCGGCATCCCCACCCTGTTGGAGCGCGCCCGATCCGACCTGGCCGAGGCCGAGCAGTCCCTGGCCGAGGCCCAAGAGCGCATCGGCAAGCCCTTCCGGCACACCGAGGCCCTGGCCGAGGCGGAGCAGAACCTCGCACAGGTCGAGAAGAAGCTGGCCGCCACCCGGAAGAACAACCCCGAGCAACAGCCCGGGCAGCCACAGACCGGGCAGGATCGCGGCCGGGAACTGACGGTCGAGGCAGTGCGCGCTCATCGGCCCGCACTCGGGGTCAAAGCCGATCCGTCCCGGACCCCGGACCCGATACCGGAGGCATCGCGCTCAAGTGCCGCAGGCGGGTTCGACCGTCGCCTGTAG
- a CDS encoding class I SAM-dependent methyltransferase: MANTFDSLIEAGACADVSGWDFSWLEGRAAEERPPWGYARQLADRLSRATASLDIQTGGGEVLAEAKTFPTTAVATESWLPNVAKATRLLHPRGVVVVADPDEPPLPFADEAFDLVTSRHPATIWWEEIAQILRPGGTYFAQHVGPASVFELFEFFLGPQPAARRGRHPDDETAAAQAAGLEIVDVKTSRLRIEIHDVASMVYLLRKVIWWVPGFTVEKYHDRLCDLHDLIQQDGPFIAHSTRHLIEARRPAA; this comes from the coding sequence ATGGCTAACACGTTCGATTCCCTGATCGAAGCCGGGGCCTGCGCCGACGTGTCTGGGTGGGATTTCTCCTGGCTGGAGGGGCGGGCCGCTGAGGAGCGCCCGCCCTGGGGCTATGCACGGCAGCTTGCCGACCGGCTCAGCAGGGCCACGGCGTCGCTGGATATCCAGACCGGCGGCGGTGAAGTCCTCGCCGAAGCCAAGACGTTTCCCACCACTGCGGTCGCGACCGAATCCTGGTTGCCAAACGTCGCGAAAGCCACCCGCCTGCTACATCCCCGCGGTGTGGTCGTGGTGGCCGATCCGGACGAACCCCCGCTACCGTTCGCAGACGAGGCGTTCGACCTGGTCACCAGCAGGCACCCGGCCACGATCTGGTGGGAGGAGATCGCCCAGATCCTCCGCCCCGGTGGCACCTACTTCGCCCAGCACGTCGGGCCGGCGAGCGTGTTCGAGCTGTTCGAGTTCTTCCTCGGCCCGCAACCGGCTGCGCGGCGAGGACGCCACCCCGACGACGAGACCGCCGCAGCCCAGGCCGCGGGCCTGGAGATCGTCGACGTGAAGACGTCGAGGCTGCGCATCGAGATCCATGATGTCGCGTCCATGGTGTATCTGCTGCGCAAGGTGATCTGGTGGGTGCCCGGCTTCACCGTGGAGAAGTACCACGATCGTCTCTGCGACCTCCACGACCTGATCCAGCAGGACGGCCCGTTCATCGCCCACTCCACCCGCCACCTCATCGAAGCCAGACGGCCAGCGGCGTAG
- a CDS encoding single-stranded DNA-binding protein produces the protein MAMKTGTSVSGFIATDPKLTYGQQGVARFYARMGIEHYRREEDGTFTQLEPSFHDLVVYRKSAEHAAEAFAKGDRFVADGYVRPYTYEREGRQVGGEEFVARKIGHDAARSTYTVDRTPRDEGLTQEQVTAQRAQAFEAPERPAQQPETVAMGQ, from the coding sequence ATGGCCATGAAGACCGGCACATCGGTCTCGGGGTTCATCGCCACGGACCCCAAACTGACCTATGGGCAGCAAGGCGTCGCCCGGTTCTACGCCCGGATGGGAATCGAACACTACCGACGCGAGGAAGACGGCACGTTCACACAGCTCGAGCCGTCGTTTCACGATCTCGTCGTCTACCGCAAGAGCGCCGAACACGCCGCAGAAGCCTTCGCCAAGGGCGACCGCTTCGTCGCCGACGGATACGTACGCCCCTATACCTACGAGCGTGAGGGACGCCAGGTCGGTGGCGAAGAATTCGTCGCCCGCAAGATCGGCCACGACGCCGCCCGCTCGACGTACACCGTCGACCGGACCCCACGGGATGAGGGCCTGACCCAGGAGCAAGTCACCGCCCAGCGGGCGCAGGCCTTCGAGGCCCCCGAGCGCCCAGCCCAGCAGCCCGAGACCGTCGCGATGGGCCAGTAG
- a CDS encoding DNA alkylation repair protein, which produces MADFKEELSPGLIERLGSELAGASASFERATFEQLAIDGLDERELMARLDWIACALTKTTPPSPEDADRMIRGALDRGGLQDWASMAVNAYIAQTMLDRPDIGLPLLAALTSRYTAEFAIRPFIDAQYETTMGYLRAWTRDPDEHVRRLVSEGTRPRLPWGRRLAGFIADPTPTLELLDALVDDESLYVRRSVANHLNDIAKDHPDLVLETARRWAASTTQGDFVVRHGLRTLIKRGRPEAMEILGFDPDAVIEITDFTCTPASIAIGDAVTISFTLQAEEATRAAIDYVIHYQGARGPKSGKVFKLTVRDLPAGQPARFSREHRFGHVSVRTIHPGPHRIEVQVNGRILDGTIIEITEDEVSS; this is translated from the coding sequence TTGGCGGATTTCAAGGAGGAACTCTCTCCGGGCCTCATCGAACGTCTCGGCAGTGAACTCGCTGGTGCTTCGGCATCATTCGAGCGGGCAACGTTCGAACAGCTCGCGATTGATGGTCTCGATGAGCGTGAGCTGATGGCCCGGCTGGACTGGATCGCCTGCGCTCTCACGAAAACAACGCCGCCCTCGCCCGAGGACGCCGACCGGATGATTCGCGGCGCCCTCGATCGCGGAGGTCTCCAGGACTGGGCATCGATGGCCGTTAACGCCTACATTGCTCAGACGATGCTGGACCGACCCGATATCGGTCTGCCGCTACTGGCGGCCTTGACCTCCCGGTACACGGCGGAGTTCGCGATCCGCCCGTTCATCGACGCCCAGTACGAAACCACGATGGGGTACCTGCGGGCGTGGACGCGTGACCCGGACGAGCACGTGCGCCGGCTCGTCTCCGAGGGCACCCGTCCGCGGCTGCCCTGGGGCAGGCGCCTCGCCGGATTCATCGCCGATCCCACACCCACATTGGAGCTGCTGGATGCTCTCGTGGATGACGAGTCGTTGTATGTGCGCCGGTCGGTGGCGAACCATCTCAACGACATCGCCAAAGACCACCCCGACCTCGTCCTCGAGACCGCCAGACGGTGGGCGGCCAGCACCACGCAGGGTGACTTCGTAGTGCGTCATGGCCTGCGCACGCTCATCAAGCGCGGGCGCCCAGAGGCGATGGAGATCCTCGGGTTCGATCCGGACGCGGTGATCGAGATCACTGACTTCACCTGCACGCCGGCGAGCATCGCGATCGGCGATGCGGTCACGATCAGCTTCACCCTGCAAGCCGAAGAAGCCACGAGAGCGGCCATCGACTACGTGATTCACTACCAGGGGGCTCGCGGCCCGAAGTCGGGCAAGGTGTTCAAGCTGACCGTGCGCGATCTGCCGGCGGGCCAGCCGGCGCGTTTCTCACGCGAGCACCGGTTCGGGCACGTCTCGGTGCGCACGATCCATCCCGGCCCGCACCGGATCGAGGTGCAGGTCAACGGACGCATCCTGGATGGAACGATCATCGAGATCACCGAAGACGAGGTCTCATCCTGA